The Streptomyces sp. NBC_01353 genome contains a region encoding:
- a CDS encoding GNAT family N-acetyltransferase — translation MVRPLSGSEELDLFCRLSYVLDHELEDDLATGRRVPAWMWVALRGDRVLARLSWWTNQEGGEPLFLDFFDLDPELPEQERAEIGLRLLETATAAVVPAGTARPEFNRYMPPDWREVPETRARLETLFGVLEASGARPLVERLRLEWRPGTPLPEPKGRLEFRPVRDREDLVALMTPVMEGTLDAHGQADLGSGMSTREAAEQHYDEEFAHYTSPQEWWQVAQLPESGEPVGFVVPARNHYNHTIAYIGVLPTHRGKGYIDDILAEGTRILAGQDVPRIRAATDLGNVPMAKAFARAGYVNFERQIDFVWDTPGAAQS, via the coding sequence ATGGTGCGCCCGCTCTCCGGGTCCGAGGAGCTGGACCTGTTCTGCCGGCTCAGCTACGTCCTCGACCACGAGCTCGAGGACGACCTCGCCACCGGCCGCCGCGTGCCGGCGTGGATGTGGGTCGCCCTGCGCGGCGACCGCGTGCTGGCCAGGCTCTCCTGGTGGACGAACCAGGAGGGCGGCGAGCCGCTCTTCCTCGACTTCTTCGACCTCGACCCCGAGCTGCCCGAGCAGGAGCGCGCCGAGATCGGCCTGCGGCTCCTGGAGACGGCGACAGCCGCGGTCGTACCGGCGGGCACGGCCCGCCCCGAGTTCAACCGGTACATGCCGCCGGACTGGCGCGAGGTACCGGAGACCCGCGCCCGGCTGGAGACGCTCTTCGGCGTCCTGGAGGCCTCCGGGGCCCGCCCGCTGGTCGAGCGGCTGCGCCTGGAATGGCGCCCCGGCACCCCCCTGCCGGAGCCGAAGGGCCGTCTGGAGTTCCGCCCGGTGCGCGATCGCGAGGACCTCGTCGCGCTGATGACCCCGGTCATGGAGGGCACGCTCGACGCGCACGGGCAGGCCGACCTCGGGTCCGGCATGTCGACCCGCGAGGCGGCGGAGCAGCACTACGACGAGGAGTTCGCGCACTACACCTCGCCCCAGGAGTGGTGGCAGGTCGCGCAGCTGCCGGAGAGCGGCGAGCCGGTCGGCTTCGTCGTGCCCGCCCGGAACCACTACAACCACACCATCGCCTACATCGGTGTGCTCCCCACACACCGCGGCAAGGGCTACATCGACGACATCCTCGCCGAGGGCACCCGCATCCTGGCCGGTCAGGACGTGCCCCGCATCCGTGCCGCGACCGACCTGGGCAACGTACCGATGGCGAAGGCCTTCGCCCGCGCGGGTTATGTGAACTTCGAGCGGCAGATCGACTTCGTGTGGGACACGCCGGGCGCGGCCCAGTCCTGA
- the treZ gene encoding malto-oligosyltrehalose trehalohydrolase: protein MLFEVWAPQARDRVTLELNGTGQPMERDAERAGWWTGVAAAEDGDRYGFSLDGGPVLPDPRSRRQPDGPDGLSAVVDHSAYVWFNESPRLRLRAGVLYELHIGTFTRDGTLDAAAERLGELAGLGITHVELMPLCPFPGVRGWGYDGVAPWAVHEPYGGPTALKRFVDTAHGLGMGVVLDVVHNHLGPSGNHLPSFGPYFTDTHHTPWGAAVNLDAAGSDEVRTYLVDSALAWLQDYRIDGLRLDAVHALVDDRALTFLEELSEAVDELAREQGRQHFLIAESDLADPRTTSPRVSGGLGIHAQWNDDFHHALHTTLTGESQGYYTDFARAPLAALAKTLTHVFFHDGTYSSFRGRRHGRPVDRVRTPAHRFLGYAQTHDQIGNRALGDRLSATLSPGLLACAATLVLTGPSVPMLFMGEEWGAKTPWQYFTDHTDPELAEAVRRGRRREFAEHGWAEEDIPDPQEPATRDRSVLDRTERERAPHNRLLAWHRELIALRRTLPDLTDPDLAAVRVAYDEEARWLAFRRGVLRIAVNLGKEPVEIPLGTNGRDRVLAAWEPVDAPGSDGLLRLPAECAVVLTDG, encoded by the coding sequence GTGCTGTTCGAGGTGTGGGCCCCGCAGGCCCGTGACCGGGTGACGCTGGAGCTGAACGGCACCGGGCAGCCCATGGAGCGGGACGCCGAGCGGGCCGGCTGGTGGACCGGGGTCGCGGCGGCCGAGGACGGCGACCGCTACGGCTTCTCCCTGGACGGCGGTCCCGTACTGCCCGACCCTCGGTCCCGCCGCCAGCCGGACGGTCCGGACGGGCTCAGCGCGGTCGTCGATCACTCCGCGTACGTCTGGTTCAACGAGTCGCCGCGGCTGCGGCTGCGCGCCGGGGTCCTGTACGAGCTCCACATCGGGACCTTCACCCGCGACGGGACCCTGGACGCGGCGGCCGAGCGGCTCGGGGAGCTGGCGGGGCTCGGCATCACCCATGTGGAGCTGATGCCGCTCTGTCCTTTCCCGGGGGTTCGCGGCTGGGGGTACGACGGCGTCGCGCCGTGGGCGGTCCATGAGCCGTACGGCGGGCCGACCGCGCTGAAGCGGTTCGTCGACACCGCGCACGGCCTCGGGATGGGGGTGGTCCTGGACGTCGTCCACAACCATCTCGGCCCGTCCGGGAACCATCTGCCGTCCTTCGGCCCGTACTTCACCGACACGCACCACACGCCGTGGGGCGCGGCCGTGAACCTGGACGCGGCGGGTTCGGACGAGGTCCGCACGTATCTGGTGGACAGCGCGCTCGCCTGGCTCCAGGACTACCGGATCGACGGACTCCGTCTGGACGCCGTACACGCCCTGGTGGACGACCGGGCGCTGACGTTCCTGGAGGAGCTGAGCGAGGCGGTGGACGAGCTGGCGCGGGAGCAGGGCCGCCAGCACTTCCTGATCGCCGAGTCCGACCTCGCCGATCCTCGGACGACGAGCCCGCGCGTCTCGGGCGGTCTCGGCATCCACGCCCAGTGGAACGACGACTTCCACCACGCCCTGCACACCACGCTGACCGGTGAGTCCCAGGGCTACTACACCGACTTCGCGCGTGCCCCGCTGGCCGCGCTCGCCAAGACGCTGACCCACGTCTTCTTCCACGACGGTACGTACTCGAGCTTCCGGGGCCGTCGCCACGGACGGCCGGTGGACCGGGTCCGTACCCCCGCTCACCGCTTCCTGGGGTACGCCCAGACGCACGACCAGATCGGGAACCGGGCGCTGGGCGACCGGCTCTCCGCGACCCTCTCCCCCGGCCTGCTCGCCTGCGCGGCGACGCTCGTCCTGACCGGGCCCTCGGTCCCGATGCTCTTCATGGGCGAGGAGTGGGGCGCGAAGACGCCCTGGCAGTACTTCACCGACCACACGGACCCGGAGCTGGCGGAGGCGGTACGGCGGGGCAGGCGGCGGGAGTTCGCGGAGCACGGCTGGGCGGAGGAGGACATCCCCGATCCCCAGGAGCCCGCGACCCGGGACCGCTCCGTCCTGGACCGTACGGAGCGCGAACGAGCCCCGCACAACCGGCTGCTCGCCTGGCACCGCGAGCTGATCGCGCTGCGCCGTACCCTGCCGGACCTCACCGACCCGGACCTGGCCGCGGTCCGGGTCGCGTACGACGAGGAGGCCCGCTGGCTGGCGTTCCGTCGCGGGGTGCTGCGGATCGCGGTCAACCTGGGCAAGGAACCGGTGGAGATCCCGCTCGGCACGAACGGCCGTGACCGCGTCCTCGCCGCCTGGGAGCCGGTCGATGCCCCGGGCTCGGACGGCCTGCTGCGGCTGCCGGCGGAGTGCGCGGTGGTGCTGACGGACGGGTGA